A genomic segment from Gemmatimonadota bacterium encodes:
- a CDS encoding efflux RND transporter periplasmic adaptor subunit, with the protein MTDPTEPIASKDSSPDLSPMGRPTRRRRTLSAFGARTSRTFWTRVIIAVVVLVLGAWGISMLAGPKAQAPIAAATDTASVAEGDSVLRLDSTAQRLAGVQLLTITPSTTGTLTANGTIGYDANRVSVISSRAEARVISVRADLGQQASAGGVLATLESPEVGQVRGDLERARSNVDVARRNYEREKRLFAESISPEKEMLDAEGTYHAAQADWNAASSKLRALGATGGAGATYSLVTPVAGIVVERNASPGQVVGPTTNLFTVADLSHVWITVDVYEGDLSRIRQGAKAVVVANALPNRTFSGNVTYAGGIVDSASHTFKVRVAVDNANRALRPGMFAQVSIETPVVRAPSAQVSTSDAASASTSSATSARSVAPTIVVPEAAVQEVNGKQVVFVAGRNEGEFIARSVVLGPRAGNGTVVILSGLSAGDRIAVEGAFQLKSELTKASFGEGE; encoded by the coding sequence ATGACTGATCCAACCGAACCAATTGCATCAAAGGACTCGTCGCCAGATCTGTCTCCAATGGGACGTCCGACGAGGCGTCGTCGAACACTGTCGGCGTTTGGCGCGCGAACCTCACGAACGTTCTGGACGCGCGTCATCATCGCGGTTGTCGTGCTCGTACTTGGCGCGTGGGGCATCTCAATGCTGGCCGGCCCCAAAGCTCAAGCGCCTATCGCGGCAGCGACAGATACCGCGTCGGTGGCAGAAGGCGACAGCGTACTGCGGCTTGACTCCACGGCGCAGCGCCTCGCCGGGGTGCAGCTTCTGACCATTACTCCCAGCACGACTGGCACGCTCACTGCCAATGGCACGATCGGTTACGACGCAAATCGTGTCTCCGTAATTTCGTCGCGTGCAGAAGCACGCGTGATATCGGTGCGCGCGGACCTCGGTCAGCAGGCGTCGGCTGGCGGTGTACTTGCGACGCTGGAGAGTCCGGAGGTCGGTCAGGTTCGTGGTGATCTGGAGCGTGCACGCAGCAATGTCGATGTCGCACGGCGCAATTACGAGCGGGAGAAGCGTCTCTTTGCAGAATCGATCTCGCCCGAAAAGGAGATGCTCGACGCAGAGGGCACGTACCACGCAGCGCAAGCGGACTGGAATGCCGCCTCTTCCAAGTTGCGAGCTTTAGGCGCTACCGGCGGAGCAGGCGCGACCTACAGCCTCGTCACCCCGGTGGCAGGGATCGTGGTCGAGCGCAACGCCAGCCCAGGACAGGTAGTGGGTCCGACGACCAATCTCTTCACAGTCGCGGACCTGAGCCACGTCTGGATCACTGTAGATGTGTACGAGGGAGATCTGTCACGTATCCGGCAGGGTGCCAAAGCCGTTGTCGTCGCAAATGCGTTACCGAATAGAACGTTTTCCGGAAACGTGACGTACGCTGGCGGAATAGTCGACTCCGCAAGTCATACGTTCAAGGTACGTGTCGCGGTAGATAACGCGAATCGTGCGCTCCGGCCCGGCATGTTCGCCCAGGTCAGCATCGAAACACCGGTCGTGCGAGCACCGTCAGCTCAGGTGAGTACTTCAGATGCAGCATCGGCCAGTACGTCGTCGGCTACGTCCGCTCGTAGCGTCGCACCGACGATCGTGGTGCCTGAAGCGGCGGTTCAGGAAGTCAACGGCAAGCAGGTGGTGTTCGTTGCGGGTCGTAACGAGGGTGAATTCATTGCGCGTTCAGTGGTTCTTGGGCCGCGTGCGGGAAATGGCACGGTTGTGATTTTGAGTGGCCTCTCCGCAGGAGACCGGATCGCGGTCGAGGGCGCATTCCAACTCAAGTCAGAGCTCACGAAGGCGAGCTTCGGCGAGGGGGAGTAA
- a CDS encoding TolC family protein, translated as MNNGRASTKLDTPSDSLRLTLAEARARALRANPELLASRLDTAIARGDLRQAGVLPFNPSFEILGPGAGNTTQPSVAQELELFGQRGIRVGAARYGYVRAAAGVANATRLTIGEVDRAFYRLVSATRRAQLADEVLALNQRLSAVTQRQLTEGEISRLDFNLATVELGRSRSRALDAHREQNEQEIDLARIIGVQRGAPIAPVLESSEHAIAGVSVLVDTMRLSDRALALDIDSLTALAFTRRPDLAAQTAAVSEASARVSLSRREAFPNLVVRGVWQRAVDEDKGRLSPGIGFTLPFLNRNQGEIQARRAQAAQAVLIRSVLATRIRAEVARAVSAYRSAAQEVELLESTVLAPARQNRQLLEIAYREGKVGLPVLILIRNQVSDAELEYWTAWLAEREASTQLTEVTGQDLALRNPTSRPIQLPTK; from the coding sequence ATGAATAATGGGCGCGCCAGTACGAAGTTGGATACGCCGTCCGACTCGCTGCGATTGACACTAGCCGAGGCTCGTGCACGAGCGCTTCGAGCCAACCCGGAGCTGCTTGCATCACGGCTCGATACAGCGATTGCACGCGGCGATCTTCGTCAGGCGGGTGTCCTCCCATTCAATCCCTCGTTCGAGATATTGGGTCCGGGCGCTGGCAATACGACACAGCCCTCTGTGGCTCAGGAATTGGAGCTGTTCGGCCAACGCGGCATTCGGGTTGGGGCGGCGCGCTACGGATATGTGCGAGCCGCGGCCGGAGTGGCTAACGCCACTCGGCTCACCATCGGCGAAGTTGACCGTGCGTTCTACAGGCTGGTATCGGCTACACGTCGTGCGCAATTGGCGGACGAAGTGCTCGCCTTGAACCAGCGACTGTCAGCGGTAACACAGCGTCAACTCACAGAAGGTGAGATCAGCCGACTCGACTTCAACCTGGCCACTGTCGAGCTCGGCAGGTCGCGGTCGCGTGCACTTGACGCACATAGAGAGCAGAATGAGCAGGAGATCGACCTGGCCCGAATCATCGGCGTGCAACGCGGCGCACCGATTGCACCCGTGCTCGAGTCTTCGGAGCACGCGATTGCTGGTGTTTCTGTTCTGGTTGACACCATGCGACTGAGTGACCGCGCCCTGGCGCTCGACATTGATAGTCTCACCGCACTGGCATTCACTCGCAGACCAGACCTCGCCGCTCAAACAGCAGCGGTGAGCGAAGCGTCGGCGCGAGTGTCGCTCTCACGCCGAGAGGCGTTTCCCAATCTTGTGGTTCGTGGAGTCTGGCAACGTGCGGTTGACGAAGATAAGGGACGTTTAAGTCCGGGGATCGGTTTCACACTCCCATTCCTCAACCGCAACCAAGGCGAAATTCAGGCACGCCGCGCACAGGCGGCTCAAGCAGTGCTTATCCGCTCAGTCCTCGCCACGCGAATTCGCGCTGAAGTGGCGAGGGCAGTCAGCGCTTACAGGTCCGCCGCGCAGGAAGTCGAACTGCTGGAATCAACAGTACTCGCGCCAGCGCGTCAGAACCGTCAGCTACTCGAGATTGCTTACCGCGAGGGAAAGGTTGGCCTCCCCGTACTGATCCTCATTCGCAATCAGGTGAGCGACGCGGAGCTGGAATACTGGACCGCCTGGCTCGCGGAGCGCGAGGCATCGACGCAATTGACTGAAGTGACCGGGCAGGATCTCGCGTTACGGAATCCAACATCACGACCAATCCAACTTCCAACGAAATGA
- a CDS encoding metalloregulator ArsR/SmtB family transcription factor, which yields MKKSSTVMQGKPAPQVGDRQIAGLQGPKLPGRPSAGPTEAMDSLRDHISFPPETLIGRAAALFGLLANETRLKLLLALHPRIEPLELRELTSRCVHDEPDDLISKRELCVCDLAMVAGASSSMTSHQLHLLRRARLVEFRRAGKHALYRLSDGPHAHLLLDALEYVRMAKLTMCDSGVESNG from the coding sequence ATGAAGAAGTCTTCAACAGTAATGCAGGGCAAACCCGCTCCGCAAGTGGGTGACCGGCAGATAGCCGGCCTACAGGGGCCGAAGCTGCCAGGGAGGCCTTCGGCCGGTCCGACGGAGGCAATGGACAGCCTGCGAGACCACATCTCTTTCCCACCGGAGACACTGATCGGGCGCGCCGCCGCTCTGTTCGGATTGCTCGCCAACGAAACTCGGCTGAAACTCCTGCTAGCGTTGCATCCACGCATCGAACCCTTGGAGCTACGCGAACTGACCTCGCGCTGTGTGCACGACGAGCCGGATGATCTGATATCCAAGCGCGAACTCTGCGTCTGCGATCTCGCAATGGTGGCCGGCGCTTCATCGTCGATGACGAGCCATCAACTACACCTCCTGCGTCGAGCACGTCTGGTCGAGTTCAGGCGCGCCGGCAAGCATGCGTTGTACAGATTGTCGGATGGACCTCACGCGCATCTCCTGCTTGATGCGCTTGAATACGTCCGCATGGCGAAGCTGACGATGTGCGACAGCGGCGTCGAGTCCAACGGTTAA